The window tacatgtatgtagccagtagcgtcggatacatgatacgaaaacttgttgttcaaccaatctctcggagaaggagaggttgatcgatcacttctctcggtatgcatgacgaacttctgtactcaatggttctctcgatcacttatgtatatagtacgtagcgtcgaccaagcacggacataagaaaggacacttctctctattaattagctagctaacacaatatatcaaACACCTAAAATTAACccaccaaaacccccaacccccccagccactggaatgctgacgcgtggatgccttttggtcccggttggtgccaccaaccgggaccaaaggccccctgactgggctcggcgcacagggccacgtggaggcacattggtcccggtttgtgtttgaacgggactaatgggtggaggtattagtaacgacccattagtcctggttcatgaaccgggactaaaggcccttacgaaccgggactattaggtgtttttctactagtgggcgaAGATCTTGGCAACCAAGTGGATGAGGCTTATGGGCCTGAAGTCGCCAAGGGCGTGGGCGTCCGCGCGCTTGGGGAGCAAGGTGAGTAGCACCTGGTTAAGGCAGTTGAAACCGCGGCCTCGCAGCTCGTAGAGCTGGCGGAACACGTCGACGAAGTCCTGTCGGACGATGGGCCAGCACGCGCAAGAACACGGCAGTGAAGCCGTCAGAGTCAGGGCTTTGTGTGCGGGGAGCTGTTTAACCGCCTGCCAAACTTCCTCGACGTCAAAAGGGGCATCTGGGTCCTCCGAGTTGGCAGGAGTGATGAGCTCTGAGAGGTCAAGGGCGCGGGCCGGGGCGCCTCCGAGCCCAGGAGCGCGTCGAAATGCGCGTAGGTCGCGACTGCCATGTCCAAGGACCGAGGGGTCATTGATCACCTCCTCGTCGACTAGGAGGGCGTGGATCATGTTCTTTTGGTGCCGATACGTGCACTGTCAATGAAAGAACAACGTGTTTGCTCACCGTCCTTAAGGGATGTGAGGCGGGCGCGTTGCCGGACGATGGTGCGCTCAAGGGAAGCGAGGCCGAGATATGATGCCTTGATTTGTCGGCACAGCCAGTCTTCGTGCAGGGACAGGTCTCGTTGCTCATGTACGGTGTCGACCAAGAGAAGTAGTTCtctggatatcacaagcttgagtcaTACATTGCCAACTGTCCTTAAGCTCCAGCTTGTTAGTTTGCGTGTGGTGGCCTGCATACGGAGCATGAGCCGTCGGAAGGGGTCAGCGTCGAGGACGGAGTGCCAAGCCGCCATGACAGTGTCCTGGAAGCCGTCCAACCGGATCAGAATTCCTCGAAGTGGAACCGCCGGTGGGTTGGTGGCATCAGTGAGCAGTCAAGCAGCAGAGGGTTGTGGTCAAACACGACGGAGGCAAGGCATCAAGGATGGCACTCCTCATGAAGCTCCTCCCATCCCATTGAGGTAAACCTCTTCGAGCGCAAGGTCGTTGAGGACGCGCCGGAAGCGACCCATCATGCGGTGGTTTAGGTGGCGTTGTTCTTGCCAAGGGTCTCCAGGACAGTCGACGAGTAAATCAAGGCCATACTTGTTTCTTGGAGGCAAACAACAAACGCATTTGTAGTTACAACTAGCGACCAGACGGCGGTGCAACGAGTGCACGTTTTGAGTATGCACGCTCCAAATGAGGATTTTGGGGTTGTGATCCATTGGAAAGAGGTCGATCGATGTCCTGGCGCGTGGCGTAGCTATGCCTCGATGGGGCTGCCTGCAACCACCGTGGTGATTGGTGCGATCGTCGGGGAGCTCGCGATCAACCAGCGCGGCAATGGCTGGAAGGGCGGACAGGGTAATGGTCACTGCGAAGAGACCTTCATACGCCTGCATCTCCACCGCCATGATCTTCTTGTCAACCCCGACAATGCCGAGGGTACGCAGAATGTGGATCTGGATGCGCCTATCAGCCGGCAACGGGCCGGCTGTCTTGCCTATGGTAGACGTGGTCGATCGGGCTGGCTCGTTGGTGCCCTCCAGGGATTGGCAAGTCGCTCGGGATCCACGCCGTCAAGAGCAGTGCACGATGACCAGGGGCGACGCGAAGCGCGTGGGTGGGCTCGGGGTGCAGGCAGATCCTGCAGCACCGTTTGGGGCCTCATCCTGGGCTTCAAGCTGGGCAGCGTCATGGGCATCGGTGGCTTGCTGGCCGGAGCGGCGTCCAAGGTGGATTCCGTGCGCAGCACGCCACACGCGGGTGCTTCTGGAAGCTCCTGGGCAGGCTCAGCTAGCTGCACGGGCGCGTCCTGGTGGGCTCCAGCGCCAGCAGGGTCTCCATGGACTGGTCCGCTGTGGGCGCGATGCAGCAGCGAGTGGCAGCGACAAAGCACCGAAATGCCCCAACAGTGAATCGGTCATGACCACCAAAGGTTGGGAGTCGGGGACCTTACTAGCAAGGGATTGGTTGGCCGGGTCGCTGTCCTGATCCCCATGCATGCCAGGGTGATCCTCGCGTGGCTCGGTTGCGTCGTTGGCGGGCCCTTGGGAGCAGGCGGGCTGTCCTGTTGTGCAGCCCATGGGTGGGTGCTAGCGGCCTTCGTCTGGTTGGGGAGGGTCACGGCCAATGGGCAGGGGCCAATAGTTGTCGGGTCATGCGCACCAGGACGAGAAGGCAAAGCGGCCGCAGAAGATGCAACATTTGCATGTCGGGCCTCCTCTGCTAATCTCTTTTCTTTCCACCGCGTTTCCCCTTTCGAAAAAGCGACAAGAACTGCGGGAAACACCAGTGGCGGGCCAGGGGTTCATCATACGGCTGGTGGTTtgtctcggcggcggcggcgacgccgcAACCGTACAAAGACGAGTCAGGCTAGCCAGCATCGACGACAACGCCATCAACGTGGCCACGGTGGTCGGACGAACGCCAGCCCTCGGAGTCGATGGTCAGGCCATCCGCGCAACCGTCAAGAGAGTTCATAGTGCGGCGGCGGTTGCGCCCATGTCGGCGGCCACGATTGCCCCCATCGCCTGGGCCAGCATCCATATCACAAGGTGCACCATCGCGCGGGCCGTGGTCACTGTTGGTGGCTAGGGCGGGTCGCCCAGCCGCAGCGACGGTGGCGAGCGTGATGGATACAGGGTACTGGAGGGTGCAAGTGGTCGGCGACATGGAGCTGATGCGTGCAGGGATGGATTCCACAATCTCGAGGATGGCCACCTGGCAAACGCTCGCGGGGTCGGGAGTGCGCGCGGTCACCCAGAAGGTGGCGAGTCAGCGCGGGAGCGCATGCTCGGGTGGAGCCGCTCGATCAAGCAGTTGCTGACCAGCAAGTGTTCAGCCGTGGAAAAGTGACAAGTTTGTGCCAGGATGCAATAGAGCTCGGGCTATAGAGTGGTCAAGGGAGCTGACATCGGCACGGGCGAGCTTGTTGCAGGGCAGAGTGCAAGGGTGAAGCCGCGCCCATTGATGAAGTGAGCCGGCCAGGCGGTCCATGAGCGTGCGGgtggtgaagatgaggaggaaatcCTCCAGGTGGTATGCGTGGATGGTGAAGTCTCCGGGCTGTAGGTCGAGGGAGGAGTACATGACATCCTTGACATCTCGAGCGGCAACCGCCGGTCTGTCTCCGGTGATGGAAACCACCATTCCACGGTGCAGCGCCGTCTCGGCTCTTCCATCTTCACATAGCGCAAAAGGATGGCGCGCACAGGGTCATGGCATGCAGGCTGGGATGGCGTAGCGGGCGGCGTTGGGGTGCAGCGGCGCGGCACCACCTGGGCAGCGGCGGCATAGGTGGCAGCGGCAACAGGGGGCGCGCAGCATGCCGAGGTGGTACTTGGTGCAGTCATGCAAGTTGTGTCCAGGATAGACATCGGCGGCACCGAACGTTGTTGGTGCATTCCCGCAAGGGATGGCTGGGCTCAAGGCAGGGAAGCACAGGCCGGCGGTCTCCTCCGGAGATGGGCTGCGATGGCACTGCTGGAGGGGACCCGCGGCGGCCGAGCGCCACGCACCCAGGCGACAGTTCCTGCGGCGAGGGTCTGCAAGCCATCTGTGTTGACTTCCCCGCTGCCATTGACGCGGTGGACCTAGTTGCGAGGACCGAGGTGAGTGAACGAGGGAGCGCGCTGGGGAGGCGCGGCGGGGCAGCGTGTCGCCGAAGGGGTGCGGGCTGCCGGNNNNNNNNNNNNNNNNNNNNNNNNNNNNNNNNNNNNNNNNNNNNNNNNNNNNNNNNNNNNNNNNNNNNNNNNNNNNNNNNNNNNNNNNNNNNNNNNNNNNNNNNNNNNNNNNNNNNNNNNNNNNNNNNNNNNNNNNNNNNNNNNNNNNNNNNNNNNNNNNNNNNNNNNNNNNNNNNNNNNNNNNNNNNNNNNNNNNNNNNNNNNNNNNNNNNNNNNNNNNNNNNNNNNNNNNNNNNNNNNNNNNNNNNNNNNNNNNNNNNNNNNNNNNNNNNNNNNNNNNNNNNNNNNNNNNNNNNNNNNNNNNNNNNNNNNNAGCGGAGGTCGAGGTCATCGGAGATGCCACGAGGGGACGCCATGGATGgcgcggggaggggaggggctgaggAGGAGGGCTACCGGCGGGGGGTCGGCGACGACTGGGTTTGTGGGGGCTGGGTTAGGGGGAGCGCGTATCTTCAACCGCATTCAAGAAAGATAACTATAAACCTTTAAATGGTGTAAGGTATTGCATTTATCACATATGTAAATTCCACTAAGAATTGAGGGTGACAAACTATAACATGAATATCTTGATTAATAAAATTTCAGACTTGTAGAATTTTTTAATGTTCATAACTCTTCAAATATTTAGAGCTTATATCTAAAAATAAATTATAGACACTGAAATTTATTTAGTATACTAGATAGGTCATGTTTTTAGTGGCATATGAAATATGATGTCTACTTCATTATTGCTACTCCCTTGGTAGTGGATAAACTATTACCTCCTATGAGGCATGATGAATGTGGACTCTTGGATCATGTAGAATCGACGGTCCAAAACTATATGGGAGTGTCTTAAAAAAAGTTGAGAAGCTAATCTGCTTACACATGTGAGTTAAGAGTGAAAAACAAAATATGCTAAGAAAATATATAACCAACTTGCCTAAGAGACCTAGACTAGTATAATTGTACAATAACTACAAGCAAACAGTAGGTATTACAAAGATCCCAAATGGACAGCAATGTGTAATGGCAGTTGCTACAAGGGAAGTTAATCGTACTAGGTATTGTTGGTTATCAATTAACTGCGCAGAAGGAACAGCAAACAAGCTGCTGTCACTCTCGATAAATCCATAGCCATAAAAATATCAAATGCAATGTAGCAACCAGTAAAAGTAAAGCATAAATATATCCATGTAACAACGACAAAGGAATATGTTTCATTCAGTTAGTATTTGAAGATAAGATTACCTGCTCAATCAAATGCATCACGATAGCATATCTGTCGGACCAATCATCTTATGTATTGGGCAGAAGTTCAGCTCCACCACGTCCACCACCAATGCCCATGCCTACATGCAAATGAAGTCAGGGAATGAGCAACATTCCAACGAAAAGTCAAATAGATATGAGGGTGCATCGACGAGATATTTTGATAAACTCACACATATAATTTCAAGAAAACAATTCAGACTTAATACAACATAGGAGTAGATAGACAAAAGCCCATTTACTATCAAATGGAGAGAATACTCTCAAAAGAATATATACTCACTAGTGTCACTAATGAAGAATATGCATCCTACGACTATTAGCTGATCCAGGCCATATTGTGCAAAATAAAAATATATTCAAACTAATAAGTTCTAGCAATAAAAGTGATCCCGACTATTCATCTTTTTAACAAATTTAGTCAGAAAAGATTAAATAAACTCGACTTATTAACTCTGGCACAAATGAAATTGCCACTTGCAGCATTACTCTTCTAAAAGTGATAAAAAGGAATTGGCTGGTAAATAAACCAAGTCATCGTTATTATGGATTCAAGAGTCACCCAGCTGCCACCGGCTACAACTAAGGGAACTCGAAATTACAATACAGTAGAGTCACCTTGCTATAGAAGCAAAACTGGCTAGCTACCACTATAGATGTTTAGATCACATCACAACCAAAGAAAACACTACAGAACAACATCGCTATATGTTGCAGAGATCATCAAGCAGCAAAAGAACAAGTGATATGGCATTATGTCACTACTTGAAATTGTTAGCTTAACACGAAACTCTGCAAATAGCATTTAATCAATCGAATAACAAAATACATCTTGATTTTGTTATACCCACATTGTAAATGCATGCTATTACCTGCAGCATACACACTTTCAAGTGGATGATAGCGAGACAAGAAGTTAGTTTCACCAAGGTTCTTGAACTGCAATGACTGAAGCTGGATCGTGAACACGTCCATTTCTGTCCACAGGAACACCACATTATTGTCCTCAGCAAACCCTACTACCATCGGAGGCCCTCTCTTCTTTGAACTAATGGAAAGTAGCTTGTCTAGCTCAATGGTTTTTCCCAGCACCCATGACGCAACACCATCAGAACCGGCCTTCCACTTCCATAATTGGGCAGTGAATTTTGACAGAAAGAGGCCACCAAGCCCACCACCCTCCGCCGGCATAACCGTGAATTGCCAATTACCATTAGCATAGATATTCACTGGCACATGTATCACGCTTAAGCTCTGCCTATCTAGATCAAACTTGAGGATGCCAGCCCGACTGTCAGTAAGCAACCAGTAAAGGGAGTGCCCAACTAGGACAGCAGGAGATTCTATTGCGATCATGGTGGGAAGTTCGTGCCTAGAAGCCTTGGGTGGAAGCATTGTTGAGAAGATATCACCCCATTCGCCAGTCTCCGACGAGTAAACCTGAGCCATCGCTCGTGTATGCTGTTGGTCGTCTGTCTCCGTGGTTACCAATACCACCTGGAAGTGTTGGATGTCTCCAGCAGCGCGAAGCACCGCCCCACTGATCGGCACCTTCTTCGCAACGAATCCCGGGGGAGTGGCAATGCGATGCAGTTCGCTGGTGACGGGGTCCCACACCAGGACCTGGAGCCGCCTCACATGGAAGATGAGCACGAGGCCATGGCGGCACCCGAGGCATATGAAGTTGTCGTTGACCTCGTCTTCGTCGACCTGCAAGCAAAAGTGGCCATCCGGGACACGATTGGGGGCCTCCATGCTAGATGCGAAGTATAAATGGCTGAAGGACCCGTTGAGAGGAGGGTTGCGGTGGTGGTGGAGGCGGAAGCGGCGGGAGAAGCCGGGGTCGGAGATGAGGCGTCGCCAACGCTTGGAGACGACGGAGGCGCGAGGGAGGGAGGAAGGATCtggggggaggcggaggaggatctcaGAAAGGAGGTTCTCGTCCTCCAGCGGCGGCGCGGCTGCCGGCGAGgatggacggcggcggcgccggcggctcaTCTCGCAGCTCATGGGGAATGGGGGGAAAGTGTGTGTGGTGGAGAAGAAGCAGCAAGCCACGATGTGGAGTGACGCTGAAGCCCAAAACTCTTTTTCTTTTCAGGAGAGAGCCCACTACCCACAAACAGTACCTAAAGGCTAAAACcgtagattttttttaaaaaaaaatcttgaTACGCAGATTCAAATGTATAAATTACAGGACAACTCGTAAAAATGTGAACAACAGGTAGCTCTGATTTTGATGATGAGCCTGGAAGGAGAGATGTGCAAGTGTTGTGCCGATTTTTCTTTGGAAAACGCTACCGCTCAACAAGCGGATGTTTGTGCGTGCGTCCATCTCCTCCTAGCCATCGGATTTGATTTGGATCCAACGACTTAAAAGCAAGCTCTACCCTAGTACAGTTCTTGCAACTCACCTCTTGTTTCAGTTGGCTTGACCGAAACAAATCGTTTGTCGCGGACTGAGCACTCACGCCCAGCAGCCAAGCCGAGCGCGATGGCTACGGAGGTCAACGCCATCGAGCGCCGACGCCTGTCACCACGACGTACATCCACGTCCACTCCAAGTTTCTACAACAATATCGTTGGTTGTTGTGGAACAACTGCAGCGAAAGACGACTGTGTTAGTGCGTGATGTGGCCAGAGATGTTGTTGCAATTTTTGCAATAAGGATCTAATTACAAAAAATAAGACGCGGCGGGAGATGTGTTTATAGTTTCTGCAACAAGGATCTTGttgcaaaaaattaaaaagaaGAGTTCTGCAACAAGTGAAGAGGGGGTTTCGCCACAAAGGCCTTGTTACAGGAAATTAAAGAAAAAGAGACTTCACAACATGAGTTTTGTTGCAGAACATTAGACAAGATCAACTAACAACTAGCGTCCCAGAATTGGACGGCTCGCGTGACGACGGATCTTTTTGAAAAGATCCACCGGCCGAAGCGAAGCTCGCCCCTCTTTTTCTTTTACAAATAAATGTTTTGCCGATTTTGATGACAAGTACACNNNNNNNNNNNNNNNNNNNNNNNNNNNNNNNNNNNNNNNNNNNNNNNNNNNNNNNNNNNNNNNNNNNNNNNNNNNNNNNNNNNNNNNNNNNNNNNNNNNNNNNNNNNNNNNNNNNNNNNNNNNNNNNNNNNNNNNNNNNNNNNNNNNNNNNNNNNNNNNNNNNNNNNNNNNNNNNNNNNNNNNNNNNNNNNNNNNNNNNNNNNNNNNNNNNNNNNNNNNNNNNNNNNNNNNNNNNNNNNNNNNNNNNNNNNNNNNNNNNNNNNNNNNNNATGAATTCTTACCGATGTGTCGCCGATGTATACCAATGTGTCAGAATTCATGTATGATGCCTCCGCCCCCTTTTTCCTTGAGGTAAAAGGGAGGTGAATCATTTTCCCTCCCCTCCATACGTCTCCGTTGATTGGAGAGGAGGGAACCACCCCGACTCTTTTCTTTGGTTGTACAATAAGGACTACATCAATGTGTGTCTCCTGGAATGATGTTTCACCAATGGGGGTGTCGACGTCTGGATAAGATTTCCTTGGTCCCAACTCCATCTATGCCCTTGGATGTTGGTAGCGAGGCGGCGGTAAAAACAACATCGGGAGTGGGACGGTATTCTTTGACTCTGCCCTTGTCTCCAACAATGCCTACTCGCCCAGTTGACAAACTTGGGAGAAAATGTTCATGACTTGGCCCAAAAGTCGTTATCTTGGGTGACACAATCAATGGGTGAAGGAAGATGCCAGGCTaatagcatggaaggcaagctgaGGGCAGAGGATCACACATTTTTCCTCGACAGTGTCAACGCCACGCGTGGGTCTGGGATAAAAACAAAACTAGGTAAATCATTGATAAACGCGCCACAATGACATCGGCTCTTTAGCCACACATCCTCTCGGGCGACGGCACTTCCTCGGGGTTCAACGACGCTAAGTGGTGACAACGACAGCTGCAAAGAGCCCTAGGGGCTTCGTTATAATTCTTCTAGGAGTTTTTCTGCAGATTTTGCTGAGAGTATCCACTCATTCTTTCTCATAGTGCCAACGCGTGTGCAACACTTTCACACACGTTTATTTTTGAGTGAATTCCACATTTTACCCCCTAGATATGCATGTATAACACTAATTACCTAGTCGAGTGGAAATTCGTCTAAAATACCCCTTTTAGAAGCTCTGGACCTCCATTTTCTGATTCGTGTTCACTAGACAAGGTGTGAGGTGACGCCTGGGGTCCAAAAATATCTGAACGAGGAGGAGGAATGAAACAGTTGTACAAGAGAAGTCTGGACATGATCATCAATGATGCCCCCGATCTTTACACATTTTTTACGAATCATTTACGCATCACGCCGATCCTATCTAACATAAACAAGAAAAATGCAAAACTGGGGTAAAACCGTGCTAAAAGTCTCCAGAATCTAATTTTCGATAGGAATTCCACTAAATGGGGCACTATGTGTCACAAATGTACAACTACAGAGTAaaaagtgaaatttgagaagggcgTTTCGGTGctcaggctcatctgcacccggttagaaaaaaattgtaaaaaattcaaaaaacccaCTTTTTTTTGTacggtagacaatttgatgcgtgaggtccgctccaaattttaagtcatttggacatctgagcagctctcaacaaaaaagacaaatcaggcCAAAACAGTAAacgaacagtaaacatttttacataCCAAATTTTTCTTTTTGCTGAGAGCTCTTCAgctgtccaaatgatttgaaaattggagcttgcctcatgcatcaaattgtcttccgcacaaaaaaaatgaaattttttctagtatttgttttgtttttttcgaGTTCAGGTGCAGAGATGGATTTTTAGTGAAATTCACTCTTTAATATTTTTAGGGCATTACCGCTGTTTAACGGCCGTGCCATATAATCTTCTAAAAAGAAGTTGCAAAGAATTTTCCTGGCACGCCTgtgttttttcgcgtttttttcttgAATACGTACAAGCATACGTATCatatatttgttggggaacgtagtaatttcaaaaaaaatcctacgcacacgcaagatcatggtgatggcatagcaacgagaggggagagtgttgtccacgtaccctcgtagaccgtaagcggaagcgttatgacaacgcggttgatgtagtcgtacgtcttcacgattcgaccgatccaagcaccgaacgtacggcacctccgtgttcagcacacgttcagctcgatgacgttccctgggctccaatccagcaaagcgtcggggatgagttccgtcagcacgacggcgtggtgacgatgatgatgttctaccggcgcagggcttcgcctaaactccgcgacgatatgaccgNNNNNNNNNNNNNNNNNNNNNNNNNNNNNNNNNNNNNNNNNNNNNNNNNNNNNNNNNNNNNNNNNNNNNNNNNNNNNNNNNNNNNNNNNNNNNNNNNNNNNNNNNNNNNNNNNNNNNNNNNNNNNNNNNNNNNNNNNNNNNNNNNNNNNNNNNNNNNNNNNNNNNNNNNNNNNNNNgaatgatccgtagatcaacttgtgtgtctatggggtgcccccctcctccgtatataaagggggagaggaggagggggccggccaagaggggaggcgcgccctaggggggaaacctactccaagtaggtttggcccccctttcctattaggagtaggagagggaaggaagagagggagggaagaaggaaagggggggccggcccccctcccaattcggattgggcttgggggggcgccccctcctttgctccttctccctcccttccactaaggcccaataaggcccatatacttaccggggggttccggtaacctcccggaactccggtatagtccctatctcatccggaacctttccggtgtccaaatatatccgtccaatatatcaatctttatgtctcgaccatttcgagactcctcgtcatgtccgtgatcacatccggtactccgaacaaacttccgtacatcaaaacttataaactcataataaaactgtcatcgtaacgttaagcgtgcggaccctacgggttcgagaactatgtagacatgacctagaactattctcagtcaataactaatagcggaacctggatgttcatattggttcctacatattctacgaagatctttatcggtcaaaccgcataacaacatacgttgttccctttgtcatcggtatgttacttgcccgagattcgatcgtcggtatccaatacctagttcaatctcgttaccggtaagtctctttactcattccgtaatacatcatttcataactaactcattagctacaatgcttgcaaggcttaggtgatgagtattactgagaggtcccaaagatacctctccgacaatcggagtgacaaaacctaatctcgaattatgccaactcaacatgtacctttggagacacctgtagagcacctttataatcacccaattatgttgtaacgtttggtagcacacaaagtgttcctccggtaaacgggagttgcacaatctcatagttgcaggaactttgtataagtcatgaagaaagcaatagcaacatactaaacgatcaagtgctaagctaacggaatgggtcaagtcaatcacatcattctcctaatgatgtgatcccattaatcaaatgacaacacatgcctatggttaggaaacataaccatctttgatcaatgagctagttcaagtagaggcatgctagtgacactatgtttgtctatgtattcacacatgtatcatgtttccggttaatacaattctagcatgaataataaacatttatcatgatatgaggaaataaataataactttattattgcctctagggcatatttccttcagtctcccacttgcactagagtcaataatctagattacatagtaatgattctaacacccatggagtcttggtgctgatcatgttttgctcgtgagagaggcttagtcaacgggtctgcaacattcagatccgtatgtatcttgcaaatctctatgtctcctacttggacttggtcccgaatggaattgaagcgtctcttgatgtgcttggtcctcttgtgaaatctggattcctttgccaaggcaattgcaccagcattgtcacagaagatcttcattggtcccgatgcactaggtacaacacctagatcggaaatgaactccttcatccagactccttcatttgctgcttctgaagcagctatgtactccgcttcacatgtagatcccgccacgacgctttgtttagaactgcaccaacttacagctccaccgtttaataaaaatacgtatccggtttgcgatttagaatcgtccggatcagtgtcaaagcttgcatcgacgtaaccatttacgactagctctttgtcacctccatatatgagaaacatatccttagtccttttcaggtatttcaggatgttcttgaccgctgtccagtgacccactcctggattactttggtacctccctgccaaactaatagcaaggcacacatcaggtctggtagacagcattgcatacatgatagagcctatggctgaagcatagggaacttctttcattttctctctatcttctgcagtggtcaggcattgagtctgactcaactttataccttgtaatacaggcaagaaccctttctttgcctgttccatattgaaccttttcaatactttatcaaggtacgtgctttgtgaaagtccaatcaagcgtcttgatctatctctatagatcttaatgcccaatatgtaagcagcttcaccgaggtctttcattgaaaaacttttattcaagtatccttttatgctatctagaaattctatatcatttccaatcaacaatatgtcatccacatataatattagaaatgctacagagctcccactcactttcttgtaaatacaggcttctccaaaagtctgtataaaaccatatgctttgatcacactatctaagtgtttattctaactccgagaggcttgcaccagaccatagattgatcgctggagcttgcacactttgttagctcccttaggatctacaaaaccctccggttgcatcatatacaactcttcttccagaaatccattcaggaatgcagtttttacatccatctgccaaatttcataatcataaaatgcggcaatcgctaacatgattcggacagacttaagcatcgctacgggtgagaaagtctcatcgtagtcaaccccttgaacttgttgaaaacctttcgcaacaagtcgagctttatagacagttacattaccgtgagccagtcttcttcttaaaaatcca is drawn from Triticum dicoccoides isolate Atlit2015 ecotype Zavitan chromosome 6B, WEW_v2.0, whole genome shotgun sequence and contains these coding sequences:
- the LOC119320794 gene encoding putative F-box protein At3g16210, which produces MSCEMSRRRRRRPSSPAAAPPLEDENLLSEILLRLPPDPSSLPRASVVSKRWRRLISDPGFSRRFRLHHHRNPPLNGSFSHLYFASSMEAPNRVPDGHFCLQVDEDEVNDNFICLGCRHGLVLIFHVRRLQVLVWDPVTSELHRIATPPGFVAKKVPISGAVLRAAGDIQHFQVVLVTTETDDQQHTRAMAQVYSSETGEWGDIFSTMLPPKASRHELPTMIAIESPAVLVGHSLYWLLTDSRAGILKFDLDRQSLSVIHVPVNIYANGNWQFTVMPAEGGGLGGLFLSKFTAQLWKWKAGSDGVASWVLGKTIELDKLLSISSKKRGPPMVVGFAEDNNVVFLWTEMDVFTIQLQSLQFKNLGETNFLSRYHPLESVYAAGMGIGGGRGGAELLPNT